The Erinaceus europaeus chromosome 16, mEriEur2.1, whole genome shotgun sequence genome includes a window with the following:
- the HNRNPC gene encoding heterogeneous nuclear ribonucleoproteins C1/C2 isoform X2, translating into MASNVTNKTDPRSMNSRVFIGNLNTLMVKKSDVEAIFSKYGKIVGCSVHKGFAFVQYVNERNARAAVAGEDGRMIAGQVLDINLAAEPKVNRGKAGVKRSAAEMYGSSFDLDYDFQRDYYDRMYSYPARVPPPPPIARAVVPSKRQRVSGNTSRRGKSGFNSKSGQRGSSKSAKLKGDDLQAIKKELTQIKQKVDTLLESLEKIEKEQTQKQAVEMKNEKSEEEQSSTTTQKKDETNVKMESEGGAEDSAEEGDLLDDDDNEDRGEDQLELIKDDEKEAEEGEDDRDSANGEDDS; encoded by the exons ATGGCCAGCAACGTTACCAACAAGACAGACCCTCGTTCCATGAATTCCCGTGTCTTCATTGGGAATCTCAACACGCTTATGGTCAAGAAGTCTGATGTGGAAGCCATATTCTCAAAATATGGCAAAATTGTTGGATGCTCTGTTCATAAGGGCTTTGCCTTTGTTCAATATGTTAATGAGCGAAATGCTCGAGCTGCTGTGGCAGGGGAGGATGGAAGAATGATTGCTGGCCAGGTTTTAG ataTTAATCTGGCTGCAGAGCCAAAAGTGAATCGAGGAAAAGCAGGTGTGAAACGATCTGCAGCGGAGATGTACGG CTCTTCTTTTGATTTGGACTATGATTTTCAGCGAGATTATTATGACAG GATGTACAGTTACCCAGCacgtgttcctcctcctcctcctattgcACGGGCTGTAGTGCCCTCAAAACGCCAACGTGTATCAGGAAACACCTCACGAAGGGGGAAAAGTGGCTTCAATTCTAAGAGTGGACAGCGAGGATCCTCCAAGTCTGCAAAGT TGAAAGGAGATGATCTTCAGGCCATTAAGAAGGAGTTGACCCAGATAAAGCAAAAAGTTGATACTCTACTAGAAAGTTTggaaaaaattgaaaaggagCAGACCCAGAAACAAGCAG TCGAGATGAAGAACGAAAAGTCAGAAGAGGAGCAGagcagcaccaccacccagaagaAGGATGAGACTAACGTGAAGATGGAGTCAGAGGGGGGTGCGGAAGACTCTGCTGAAGAGGGGGACCTTctggatgatgatgataatgaagaTCGGGGGGAAGACCAG CTGGAGTTGATCAAGGATGATGAAAAAGAGGCTGAGGaaggagaggatgacagagacagcgCCAATGGCGAGGATGACTCTTAA
- the HNRNPC gene encoding heterogeneous nuclear ribonucleoproteins C1/C2 isoform X1 — protein sequence MASNVTNKTDPRSMNSRVFIGNLNTLMVKKSDVEAIFSKYGKIVGCSVHKGFAFVQYVNERNARAAVAGEDGRMIAGQVLDINLAAEPKVNRGKAGVKRSAAEMYGSVPEHPSPSPLLSSSFDLDYDFQRDYYDRMYSYPARVPPPPPIARAVVPSKRQRVSGNTSRRGKSGFNSKSGQRGSSKSAKLKGDDLQAIKKELTQIKQKVDTLLESLEKIEKEQTQKQAVEMKNEKSEEEQSSTTTQKKDETNVKMESEGGAEDSAEEGDLLDDDDNEDRGEDQLELIKDDEKEAEEGEDDRDSANGEDDS from the exons ATGGCCAGCAACGTTACCAACAAGACAGACCCTCGTTCCATGAATTCCCGTGTCTTCATTGGGAATCTCAACACGCTTATGGTCAAGAAGTCTGATGTGGAAGCCATATTCTCAAAATATGGCAAAATTGTTGGATGCTCTGTTCATAAGGGCTTTGCCTTTGTTCAATATGTTAATGAGCGAAATGCTCGAGCTGCTGTGGCAGGGGAGGATGGAAGAATGATTGCTGGCCAGGTTTTAG ataTTAATCTGGCTGCAGAGCCAAAAGTGAATCGAGGAAAAGCAGGTGTGAAACGATCTGCAGCGGAGATGTACGGGTCAGTACCAGAACACCCTTCTCCGTCCCCTCTACTCAG CTCTTCTTTTGATTTGGACTATGATTTTCAGCGAGATTATTATGACAG GATGTACAGTTACCCAGCacgtgttcctcctcctcctcctattgcACGGGCTGTAGTGCCCTCAAAACGCCAACGTGTATCAGGAAACACCTCACGAAGGGGGAAAAGTGGCTTCAATTCTAAGAGTGGACAGCGAGGATCCTCCAAGTCTGCAAAGT TGAAAGGAGATGATCTTCAGGCCATTAAGAAGGAGTTGACCCAGATAAAGCAAAAAGTTGATACTCTACTAGAAAGTTTggaaaaaattgaaaaggagCAGACCCAGAAACAAGCAG TCGAGATGAAGAACGAAAAGTCAGAAGAGGAGCAGagcagcaccaccacccagaagaAGGATGAGACTAACGTGAAGATGGAGTCAGAGGGGGGTGCGGAAGACTCTGCTGAAGAGGGGGACCTTctggatgatgatgataatgaagaTCGGGGGGAAGACCAG CTGGAGTTGATCAAGGATGATGAAAAAGAGGCTGAGGaaggagaggatgacagagacagcgCCAATGGCGAGGATGACTCTTAA